The Azotosporobacter soli genome contains a region encoding:
- a CDS encoding asparaginase encodes MRSRTFRKTKETAMKKNILVLGTGGTIAGAAASSTNTLSYQAGVISIEQILQEIPSLQDLANVRGRQVAQVDSSDMTHDIWLTLVREINVALAQADVDGVVVTHGTDTLEETAYFLNLTVHSRKPVVLVGAMRPATAMSTDGPMNLYDAVVLAASDEALNRGVLVSLNDTINSSREVTKTSTSLQDTFKSPELGYLGYILGGQPYFYRYPARRHTADSLFEVDSLKELPQTEIIYSYVGAGRGIIDAVVASGAKGIVYAGLGNGGIPAPIQKALADARAKGVVIVRSSRASSGIVTRNGALDDDAFGFVAADNLNPQKARVLLMLALTQSNDPSLIQDFFRTY; translated from the coding sequence ATGAGAAGCAGGACTTTTCGCAAGACAAAGGAGACAGCTATGAAAAAGAATATTCTCGTTCTGGGTACTGGCGGCACGATTGCCGGCGCAGCCGCCAGTTCGACCAATACGCTCTCATATCAGGCCGGCGTAATCTCGATTGAACAGATTCTGCAAGAAATCCCGTCCCTACAGGATCTTGCAAACGTACGCGGCCGTCAAGTCGCGCAAGTTGACAGTTCTGACATGACGCACGACATCTGGCTGACGCTGGTCCGGGAAATCAACGTCGCCCTGGCGCAGGCCGATGTGGACGGCGTCGTCGTCACGCACGGCACCGACACTTTAGAAGAAACCGCTTATTTCCTCAACTTGACCGTCCACAGCCGCAAACCGGTCGTCCTTGTCGGCGCAATGCGTCCGGCGACGGCGATGAGCACCGACGGCCCGATGAACCTTTATGACGCGGTCGTTCTGGCAGCGAGCGACGAAGCCCTCAACCGCGGCGTCCTGGTTTCGCTCAACGATACGATCAACTCCAGCCGTGAGGTCACCAAGACCAGCACTTCGCTGCAGGATACGTTCAAATCTCCCGAGCTCGGCTACCTCGGCTACATTCTTGGCGGACAGCCCTATTTTTACCGTTATCCTGCGCGCCGCCATACCGCCGACAGCCTATTCGAAGTCGACAGCCTCAAAGAGTTGCCGCAGACCGAGATCATCTATTCCTATGTCGGTGCAGGGCGCGGCATCATCGATGCCGTCGTCGCCAGCGGCGCGAAAGGAATCGTCTATGCGGGGCTCGGCAACGGCGGCATTCCGGCGCCGATTCAAAAGGCGCTGGCCGACGCGCGCGCGAAGGGCGTCGTCATTGTCCGCAGCAGCCGGGCCTCAAGCGGCATCGTGACGCGCAACGGCGCGCTCGACGACGACGCCTTCGGTTTCGTCGCCGCCGACAACCTTAATCCGCAAAAAGCGCGCGTCCTTTTAATGCTGGCGCTGACGCAAAGCAACGATCCGTCGCTCATCCAGGATTTTTTCCGTACCTACTGA
- a CDS encoding glutathione peroxidase yields MNLYDFSVPTANGEEESLAVYQGKVLLIVNTASKCAFTSQYQELEELHRSYASQGLVILAFPCNQFLNQEPDSNSAIQQFCQLNYGVTFPVFGKLNVKGPAAHPLFQYLTEQAPGLFGKPIRWNFTKFLVDASGHVRHRYAPSTKPSSFAADIEALLSEIASPMV; encoded by the coding sequence ATGAATCTGTATGATTTTTCCGTTCCTACAGCCAACGGCGAAGAAGAATCATTAGCCGTTTATCAGGGAAAAGTTCTGCTGATCGTTAATACCGCCAGCAAATGCGCCTTTACTTCTCAATATCAGGAACTGGAAGAACTCCATCGTAGTTATGCAAGTCAAGGGCTCGTCATCTTGGCTTTTCCCTGTAATCAATTCTTAAACCAAGAACCCGACAGCAACAGTGCAATCCAGCAGTTTTGCCAACTGAATTACGGCGTAACATTTCCGGTATTCGGCAAACTAAATGTGAAGGGCCCGGCTGCGCATCCTCTCTTTCAATATCTCACCGAACAGGCGCCGGGCTTGTTCGGCAAACCGATTCGCTGGAACTTCACAAAATTCCTCGTCGATGCAAGCGGCCATGTGCGTCATCGTTATGCGCCAAGCACGAAGCCAAGTTCGTTTGCCGCAGACATCGAAGCATTGCTCAGCGAAATCGCGTCCCCGATGGTTTGA
- the gluQRS gene encoding tRNA glutamyl-Q(34) synthetase GluQRS, protein MELLSTRLRLIPLTRRQLQTALLRWTALERELQVQICGRVWQERLREIYRMKERKTIRAGKQFVWYTYWQIVDRAANKIVGEIGFKGLPDGAGRVEVGYQLWPEEEKKGYMTEALQLLTQWAFEESGVSGVAARVRSDNAASKSLLEKSGFVLQEKGAEEYWLLERSRPHSVRGRFAPSPSGEMHLGNAWAALLAWLQVRAQNGTMILRIEDLDPDRSKEKHIAALKEDLKWLGLDWDEGEEEGGEYGPYRQSQRRQLYQAALDSLTAAGLTYPCRCTRAQLAANAPHASDGERIYPGTCRIQAGTATKPSHAALRLIVPPGSVDFVDLLQGTVRQDIAQQVGDFVLQRADGVHAYQLAVVVDDAAMAVSHVLRGDDLLSSTPRQLLLYRLLSLPAPQFSHVPLLVGADGHRLSKRHQDLSLAALRRGGASPQTVLGWLGWKAGLLPTFQAATARDLIAAFKMDKLPRQAIRVEEDIWKRLTEGG, encoded by the coding sequence ATGGAATTGTTAAGTACGCGTCTGCGCCTGATTCCGCTGACGCGCCGTCAATTGCAGACGGCGCTGTTGCGTTGGACGGCACTGGAGCGGGAATTGCAGGTTCAGATTTGCGGTCGTGTCTGGCAAGAACGGCTGCGTGAAATATATCGTATGAAAGAGCGCAAGACAATCCGTGCGGGAAAGCAGTTTGTCTGGTACACGTATTGGCAGATTGTCGATCGCGCAGCGAATAAGATTGTCGGCGAGATCGGCTTTAAAGGCCTGCCGGATGGAGCGGGGCGCGTCGAGGTCGGTTATCAGCTTTGGCCGGAAGAGGAAAAGAAAGGCTATATGACAGAAGCCCTGCAGCTTCTGACGCAGTGGGCGTTTGAAGAAAGCGGCGTATCGGGCGTGGCGGCGCGCGTGAGAAGCGATAATGCGGCATCGAAGTCGTTATTGGAAAAGTCCGGCTTTGTCCTGCAGGAAAAAGGCGCTGAGGAATACTGGCTCCTGGAACGGAGTCGGCCGCACTCTGTTCGCGGACGCTTCGCGCCAAGTCCCAGCGGAGAAATGCATCTGGGAAATGCCTGGGCGGCGCTGTTGGCTTGGCTTCAGGTGCGCGCGCAAAACGGAACGATGATCTTGCGCATCGAAGACTTGGATCCTGACCGCTCCAAAGAAAAGCATATTGCGGCGCTGAAAGAAGATCTGAAATGGCTTGGCCTCGATTGGGACGAAGGGGAAGAGGAAGGCGGCGAATATGGACCGTACCGCCAAAGTCAGCGACGGCAGCTTTATCAAGCGGCGCTCGATTCGTTGACGGCAGCCGGATTGACGTATCCCTGCCGCTGTACGCGAGCGCAGTTGGCGGCCAACGCGCCGCATGCCAGTGACGGCGAACGCATTTATCCGGGGACCTGCCGTATACAGGCAGGTACTGCGACGAAGCCTTCGCATGCAGCGCTGCGTCTTATCGTTCCGCCGGGGAGTGTCGATTTTGTCGACCTGCTGCAGGGAACGGTCCGACAGGACATTGCGCAGCAGGTGGGCGATTTTGTCTTGCAGCGTGCAGATGGCGTGCATGCGTATCAATTGGCGGTTGTGGTCGATGATGCGGCCATGGCGGTCAGCCATGTCTTGCGCGGCGACGATCTGCTGTCGTCTACGCCGCGTCAGCTGCTGCTCTACCGATTGCTGTCGCTGCCTGCACCGCAGTTTAGCCATGTGCCGCTCTTAGTCGGCGCAGACGGACACCGCCTTTCTAAACGCCACCAGGATCTTTCCTTGGCGGCGCTGCGGCGCGGCGGCGCGTCGCCGCAGACGGTCTTGGGCTGGCTGGGCTGGAAAGCCGGTTTGCTGCCGACGTTTCAGGCGGCCACGGCGAGGGATTTGATTGCTGCCTTCAAGATGGATAAATTGCCGCGACAAGCGATTCGCGTGGAAGAGGATATCTGGAAGCGACTGACGGAAGGAGGCTAA
- a CDS encoding GNAT family N-acetyltransferase, producing the protein MAQVTIEEIRASETWALRQRVMWPERPLKDSILPDDEKGIHYGMRLEGELVSVISLFWQGTEIQFRKFATAQEMQGKGYGSRLLQHCLTQARTLGATALWCNARKEKIAFYQRFALRETGECFKRNGRAYVIMRCELQ; encoded by the coding sequence GTGGCGCAGGTAACGATTGAAGAAATAAGAGCGTCAGAGACCTGGGCGCTGCGTCAGAGGGTCATGTGGCCCGAACGACCGCTGAAGGATAGCATCTTGCCGGACGACGAAAAAGGCATCCACTATGGGATGCGGCTGGAGGGAGAGTTGGTCAGCGTAATCTCCCTCTTTTGGCAGGGCACTGAAATACAGTTTCGCAAGTTTGCCACCGCGCAGGAGATGCAGGGGAAAGGTTATGGCAGCCGACTCTTGCAGCATTGTCTGACACAAGCGAGAACCCTCGGGGCAACGGCGCTCTGGTGCAATGCACGCAAGGAGAAAATCGCTTTTTATCAGCGCTTTGCACTGCGTGAAACGGGAGAGTGCTTTAAGCGCAATGGTCGTGCCTATGTGATCATGCGCTGCGAACTGCAATAA
- a CDS encoding protease inhibitor I42 family protein codes for MKSFLSCLKNISCFLLIWSSLIGSGFAQDGMAWRELPIAQSIVIANDAQKDAETTLQMKPGQYISLELPFSAGTGYQWMVSVQPPSLNVVHEATSSSVSEPQIVGGAMRQRYIIQVCEDMSGEETMLFSLRRPWEQSQEGVRNFRLKVIVER; via the coding sequence ATGAAAAGTTTTCTTTCGTGCTTGAAAAATATAAGCTGTTTTCTTCTCATCTGGAGCAGTCTTATCGGAAGCGGCTTCGCCCAAGACGGGATGGCCTGGCGCGAATTGCCGATTGCACAGTCGATTGTCATTGCCAATGATGCGCAAAAAGACGCGGAGACGACGCTGCAGATGAAACCGGGCCAATATATCTCGCTGGAACTGCCGTTTTCAGCGGGAACCGGCTATCAGTGGATGGTGAGCGTACAGCCGCCTTCGTTGAATGTGGTTCATGAAGCGACTTCGAGCAGCGTCAGCGAACCGCAGATCGTCGGCGGCGCGATGCGGCAGCGTTATATCATTCAAGTCTGCGAAGACATGAGTGGCGAAGAAACGATGCTTTTTTCGCTGCGCCGTCCCTGGGAACAATCGCAAGAAGGCGTGCGCAACTTCCGCTTGAAAGTCATTGTGGAACGATAA
- a CDS encoding substrate-binding periplasmic protein produces the protein MNKFLTVLCCLSLPLFLSGCWNDLGRPSQQSQAVQQRPSSEPRSSELKLVTLDFPPMEYEENGSVKGIAVDLVREAFRRMDYQQVNIAVYPWARALNMVRTGEADAIFTAYRTPEREEYLDYSRQVLLQQDIALFARADNSIPYTGQLSDLQRYIIGVQENISLGNAFDQALLRGQLQVDGAQTTKATMEKLLDGRIDLAASNRYTALASLQKLNKLNAVTELTPPLESLPSYIAFSKQRAHAPLRDRFDAALASMKADGSYERIIRSYLYSGDSP, from the coding sequence ATGAACAAGTTTTTAACCGTCCTGTGTTGCCTTAGCCTGCCCTTGTTCCTGAGCGGTTGCTGGAACGATCTCGGACGTCCGTCGCAACAATCACAGGCTGTACAGCAACGTCCTTCATCCGAACCGCGCAGCAGTGAGTTAAAACTAGTCACGCTTGATTTTCCGCCGATGGAATATGAGGAAAACGGATCAGTCAAAGGCATCGCCGTCGATTTAGTGCGTGAAGCCTTTCGCCGGATGGATTATCAGCAGGTCAACATTGCCGTATATCCTTGGGCCCGCGCGCTGAACATGGTACGAACCGGCGAAGCGGATGCTATCTTCACCGCGTATCGCACCCCAGAACGTGAAGAATATCTGGATTATTCCCGTCAGGTTCTCCTGCAACAAGACATCGCCCTCTTCGCACGGGCAGACAACAGCATCCCTTATACCGGACAGCTAAGCGACTTACAGCGTTACATCATTGGCGTACAAGAAAACATCAGTCTGGGAAACGCTTTTGATCAAGCCCTCCTCCGCGGACAACTTCAGGTTGACGGCGCCCAAACAACCAAAGCCACTATGGAAAAATTGCTGGATGGCCGGATCGATTTGGCGGCCAGCAATCGCTATACAGCGCTGGCCAGTTTGCAGAAATTGAATAAACTCAATGCCGTCACCGAGCTTACTCCGCCGCTCGAAAGCCTGCCCAGCTATATTGCATTTTCCAAACAGCGCGCCCACGCGCCTTTGCGTGACCGTTTTGACGCCGCACTGGCAAGCATGAAAGCCGACGGCAGCTATGAACGCATTATTCGCTCTTACCTTTATTCTGGCGATTCGCCGTAA
- a CDS encoding GNAT family N-acetyltransferase has protein sequence MLLLRRGQEADADLLGQMNQGLIAAEGSENTMSEWQLANRMKAMLAGGWQAVLAEDESGPIGYCLFSYQKIGLGGRKEIYIRHFFLKQECRGCGIGKQFFDRLQQEFFPPDANIAVDALAQNSAACGFWQSVGLKAFSIQYRK, from the coding sequence ATGCTGTTATTGCGCCGCGGACAAGAGGCGGATGCGGATCTGCTGGGCCAGATGAATCAGGGGTTAATTGCTGCTGAAGGCAGCGAGAATACGATGAGCGAATGGCAGCTGGCCAACCGCATGAAAGCGATGTTGGCAGGCGGCTGGCAGGCGGTGCTTGCCGAAGACGAGAGCGGGCCGATCGGCTATTGTCTCTTCAGTTATCAAAAGATCGGCCTGGGCGGACGCAAGGAGATATACATACGGCACTTTTTCCTCAAACAGGAGTGCCGCGGTTGCGGGATTGGAAAGCAATTTTTCGACCGTTTGCAACAGGAGTTTTTTCCGCCGGACGCCAATATTGCCGTGGATGCGCTGGCGCAGAATTCGGCGGCGTGCGGATTTTGGCAGAGCGTGGGCTTAAAAGCGTTTTCAATCCAATATCGCAAATGA
- a CDS encoding HlyD family secretion protein, with translation MDVDVTDKVAEEEIKPVVEAKKKSPWVLRLLILFVVAGVGGGAWWWYQTTRYVSTDDARIAGTMVNVSAKLPGRVVEVLVKEGDMVKAGQVLARIDTREVAAQRAQAEANLATAKAKYEEAVHGSRPQEIRQAGANVEQLRAAAEQARVNAANAARTYQRMKKLYNDGAISSLQWDNVEAAYRVAQEGVQGADNGVAAAQEKMNLLVAGSRDEVILAAAAQVKLAEGVLQSVNVSEENSIVVAPVDGSISLKSVNPGEVVASGQSLFSLTDLKDVWVNARIEETKIGKIKVGNLVEYTIDGYPGKDFSGKIYDVGTATSSTFALIPTENASGNFTKVTQRIPIKISLPEDAGLLFRPGMSVLVKIHVSE, from the coding sequence ATGGACGTGGATGTGACGGATAAGGTTGCAGAAGAGGAAATAAAACCTGTGGTGGAAGCGAAGAAAAAGTCGCCATGGGTCTTACGTTTATTGATTTTATTTGTTGTGGCGGGCGTGGGGGGCGGCGCATGGTGGTGGTATCAGACGACTCGTTATGTGAGTACCGATGATGCCAGAATTGCCGGAACGATGGTCAACGTCAGCGCCAAATTGCCGGGGCGAGTAGTGGAGGTCTTGGTTAAGGAAGGCGATATGGTCAAAGCAGGCCAGGTACTGGCAAGAATCGATACGCGCGAGGTGGCGGCGCAGCGGGCGCAAGCCGAGGCGAATCTTGCGACCGCGAAGGCTAAATACGAAGAAGCCGTGCATGGTTCCAGACCGCAGGAAATCCGGCAAGCGGGCGCAAATGTAGAGCAACTGCGCGCCGCTGCCGAGCAGGCGCGCGTGAATGCTGCCAATGCGGCGCGTACTTACCAGAGAATGAAGAAACTGTATAATGACGGTGCGATCAGTTCGCTGCAATGGGATAATGTCGAAGCCGCCTACCGTGTGGCCCAAGAAGGGGTTCAGGGTGCGGATAACGGCGTAGCGGCGGCGCAGGAAAAAATGAATCTTTTGGTGGCAGGCTCGCGCGACGAAGTCATTCTTGCGGCGGCCGCGCAGGTCAAACTGGCCGAAGGCGTTCTGCAATCGGTTAATGTCAGCGAGGAAAATTCCATCGTCGTTGCGCCGGTAGACGGCAGCATTTCGCTCAAGTCAGTGAATCCGGGCGAAGTCGTGGCCAGCGGACAAAGCCTCTTTTCGTTGACCGATTTGAAAGATGTTTGGGTCAACGCGCGGATTGAAGAAACCAAGATCGGCAAGATCAAAGTGGGCAATCTGGTCGAATACACGATCGATGGTTATCCGGGCAAGGATTTCAGCGGCAAGATTTATGACGTCGGCACGGCGACCAGTTCCACCTTTGCGCTGATTCCGACTGAAAATGCTTCAGGCAACTTCACCAAGGTCACGCAGCGGATTCCAATCAAGATCTCGTTGCCGGAAGATGCAGGCTTGCTGTTTAGACCGGGGATGTCTGTCCTTGTCAAGATTCATGTAAGCGAGTGA
- a CDS encoding amino acid permease, protein MSVFRTISLDSLRAGAARTGLKKTLGAVDLIMLGVGMIIGTGIFVFTGVVAAKYAGPGIVISLVLSALTCAFAALCYAEMAAAVPIAGSAYTYSYAMLGEIFAWLVGWCLVLEYSLGASAVAAGWSAYVTGIFKSAGIQLPVAFTAVPADGGIVNLPAVFIALFISALLVRGTKESTNLNRILVVVKLAAVFLFLVLAGPKVNPANWSPLLPFGISGVLTGAATMFLAYIGFDCVATAAEECKNPNRDLPIGIIGSLVICTVLYIAVAGVLTGVVPYQELNNAEPVAFALRSIGYNIGSALVGTGAIAGITTVLIAVMYGQSRILFAISRDGLIPAGICRVHPTYGTPYIVTLGAGIAVSLASGFLPINVIAELTNIGTLFAFLMTAVGVLALRYRHPDLPRSFKCPAVYFVAPAAIVSCGYLMYCLPGDTWQRFSIWVALGLIVYLAYGYRKSKLNKEQAKSAKRVA, encoded by the coding sequence ATGAGTGTATTTCGTACGATCAGTCTGGATTCTTTACGGGCAGGAGCAGCCCGGACCGGCCTCAAGAAAACATTAGGCGCAGTCGATTTGATCATGCTGGGCGTTGGCATGATTATCGGTACCGGCATTTTCGTCTTCACCGGTGTTGTCGCCGCAAAGTATGCAGGTCCCGGCATCGTCATCTCGCTCGTCCTGTCGGCTTTGACTTGCGCCTTCGCCGCGCTATGCTATGCCGAAATGGCGGCTGCGGTGCCGATCGCCGGCAGCGCCTACACTTATTCATACGCGATGTTGGGCGAAATCTTCGCCTGGCTGGTCGGTTGGTGTCTGGTACTCGAATATTCGTTAGGCGCAAGCGCCGTTGCGGCAGGCTGGTCCGCGTATGTCACCGGCATCTTCAAATCCGCCGGAATCCAACTGCCTGTCGCATTCACTGCCGTTCCGGCCGACGGCGGCATCGTCAATTTGCCGGCCGTCTTTATCGCGTTATTTATCAGCGCACTCTTGGTGCGCGGCACGAAAGAAAGTACGAATCTAAACCGCATCCTGGTCGTGGTAAAATTGGCGGCGGTCTTCCTCTTTCTGGTCTTAGCCGGTCCCAAAGTAAACCCGGCCAACTGGTCGCCGCTTCTCCCCTTCGGCATTTCCGGCGTTCTGACCGGCGCCGCCACAATGTTCCTTGCTTATATCGGCTTTGACTGCGTGGCTACGGCAGCCGAAGAATGTAAAAATCCGAACCGCGATCTGCCGATCGGCATTATCGGCTCGTTAGTGATCTGCACTGTCCTCTATATTGCGGTCGCCGGGGTTTTGACCGGCGTAGTTCCTTACCAGGAGTTGAACAATGCCGAGCCAGTCGCGTTTGCGCTGCGCAGTATCGGTTACAACATCGGTTCGGCTCTGGTCGGCACCGGAGCGATCGCCGGCATCACGACCGTATTGATCGCCGTCATGTACGGACAGTCGCGTATCCTGTTCGCGATCTCTCGCGACGGCTTGATTCCGGCCGGCATTTGCCGCGTCCATCCGACTTACGGCACGCCTTATATCGTTACGCTCGGCGCGGGAATCGCCGTATCGCTTGCGTCCGGCTTTCTGCCGATTAATGTCATTGCCGAACTGACCAATATCGGTACCTTGTTCGCTTTTTTAATGACGGCGGTCGGCGTTTTGGCGCTGCGCTATCGTCACCCCGATCTGCCCCGTTCCTTTAAATGCCCAGCTGTCTATTTCGTCGCGCCGGCCGCGATCGTCTCCTGCGGCTATCTAATGTATTGTCTGCCCGGCGATACCTGGCAACGTTTCAGCATCTGGGTTGCTTTAGGCCTTATCGTTTATCTGGCTTACGGTTACCGCAAAAGCAAGCTTAATAAAGAACAGGCCAAGTCGGCGAAACGAGTTGCCTAA
- a CDS encoding DHA2 family efflux MFS transporter permease subunit — protein MMIKKHYRLPIKAEQYKWWALGVTIIGGFMSILDTSIVNIAIPKMMAVFSVNADDAQWVLTAYMLTMGVVQPATGYLCDVYGTRRMYLLSLAVFVLGSALCGTAWSNDTMIAFRVLQAIGGGLIIPVTMSIVYQIFPEHERNMAMGIWGISAMVAPAIGPTLSGYFVEYWDWRLIFTINIPIGVVGYVMAMLVLEETPLAVSHRFDYGGLITSAVGLFCLLLALSKGVSEGWTSAYIITLFFLAATNLIIFIFIELDHPEPLLDLSLFSDWNFSCSMLGIFLGTMALFGGIFMVPLYLESIMGYTAMQTGLLLFPSAATAGVMMPIAARLADRFGPKPIIVIGLTTLMLGSLPLVYVDMDTNYQYVMMVMFVRGIGLGMSLMLITVMGMNTVPFSKISRASSLNNAIRQISGSLGIAILTTVMQNRQIFHLEHIASNMNQASQATRNIINYGEKMFLHRGDVAGIAHQKALALVSGIAQRQSYIFSFDDTFFVLFLICGIGVIPALLLKPVKNKKGPAVMLAE, from the coding sequence ATGATGATAAAGAAACACTATCGTTTACCAATCAAAGCAGAGCAGTATAAGTGGTGGGCCTTAGGCGTCACGATCATCGGCGGTTTTATGAGCATTCTTGACACCAGCATCGTCAATATTGCGATTCCGAAGATGATGGCGGTCTTCTCTGTTAACGCCGATGATGCGCAGTGGGTTTTGACCGCTTATATGCTGACGATGGGTGTCGTGCAGCCGGCGACCGGATATTTATGTGACGTGTATGGTACGCGACGCATGTATTTATTGAGTCTTGCGGTCTTTGTGCTAGGCTCGGCGCTATGCGGAACCGCCTGGAGCAACGATACGATGATTGCGTTTCGCGTGTTGCAGGCAATCGGCGGCGGCCTGATCATTCCGGTCACGATGTCGATCGTCTATCAGATCTTTCCGGAACACGAACGCAATATGGCAATGGGCATCTGGGGGATATCGGCAATGGTTGCACCGGCGATCGGTCCGACTCTGAGCGGTTATTTCGTCGAATACTGGGATTGGCGGCTGATTTTTACGATCAACATTCCGATCGGCGTGGTCGGCTACGTAATGGCGATGTTGGTCTTGGAAGAGACGCCGCTGGCGGTCAGTCACCGTTTTGACTACGGCGGGCTGATTACCTCCGCTGTAGGACTGTTTTGCCTCTTATTGGCGCTGAGCAAAGGGGTCAGCGAAGGCTGGACTTCGGCGTATATCATCACGCTGTTCTTCTTAGCGGCGACGAATCTGATTATATTTATCTTTATCGAGCTGGATCATCCGGAGCCGCTGCTCGACTTGAGTCTGTTTTCGGATTGGAACTTCAGCTGCAGCATGCTCGGCATTTTTCTTGGTACGATGGCCCTATTCGGCGGCATTTTCATGGTGCCGCTGTATCTGGAAAGCATCATGGGCTATACCGCGATGCAGACCGGTCTACTGCTTTTTCCTTCGGCGGCTACCGCCGGCGTGATGATGCCGATCGCGGCGCGGCTTGCCGACCGTTTCGGCCCGAAACCGATCATCGTGATAGGGCTTACGACGTTGATGCTCGGCTCGCTGCCGCTCGTCTACGTAGATATGGACACGAACTATCAATATGTCATGATGGTCATGTTTGTGCGCGGCATAGGGCTTGGCATGTCGCTGATGCTGATCACGGTAATGGGTATGAATACGGTGCCGTTCAGCAAAATCAGCCGCGCTTCTTCGCTGAACAATGCGATCCGCCAGATCAGCGGCTCCCTTGGCATCGCAATCCTGACTACGGTGATGCAAAACCGGCAGATTTTTCATTTGGAGCACATCGCCAGCAATATGAATCAGGCATCACAGGCGACGCGAAATATCATCAACTACGGTGAGAAAATGTTTTTGCACCGCGGCGATGTTGCCGGCATCGCGCATCAAAAGGCGTTGGCGCTCGTCAGCGGCATCGCACAGCGTCAATCCTATATCTTTTCTTTTGATGATACGTTCTTTGTTTTGTTTCTGATTTGCGGCATCGGCGTGATTCCGGCGCTCTTGCTGAAACCTGTCAAGAATAAGAAGGGTCCGGCGGTGATGTTGGCCGAATAG